From the Robbsia betulipollinis genome, the window TCGGCTCGGTGGGGGCGACCATGTTCCCCTTCATGATGCCGTCGAGCGCCGAACCCTCGCACAGCCTGACCGTCTGGAACGCCAGTTCGAGCGAACTGACGCTGAGCTGGATGCTCGGCTTCACCGTGGTCTTCATTCCGCTGATCGTCTGGTACACGAGCTGGTGCTTCTACGTGATGCGCGGCAAGGTCTCCGCCGAGAAGGTGGCCGCCGATGAACACGCGTATTGAGCCGCGGCTCCCCGCATATCCACCGAGAACATCATGAAAACCTTTGTGCAATTTATGCTGCTGATGGGCATCGGCGTCGTCGCCATCCTGCTCGCCATCATCCTGGGCGACCGGGGCGCCTGGTACCTCGCGTGGATCCTCGGCACGATCGTGATCGTGCTGGTGGCCGCCGCCGCGGGTTTCATGCTCGACACGCAGGACGACGTGCGTCTCGCCGCCGACGATCATGTCGCCCACTGACTGGCTCAAACGCCGCGCGCTCACGGTGCGCGGCCTGATCGGGCGCTCGATGGCGGCCTCGGCGCTGTCGGCGGTGCTGCTGTGCGCCCAGGCCTGGCTGCTGGCGGAGGGCCTGTACGCGGCGTCGTTCCTGCACCGGCCCTGGCAGGAACTGCTGCCTTCGGCCGTCGGGTTCGCCGGCCTCGCGCTCGCGCGCATGGTATTGGGCTGGCTGAGCCGGCACTACGGTTTTCGCGCCGGGCGGCGGCAGGTCGCCGATATCCGTGCGGACCTGCTCGCGCATGTGCAGGCGCTGGGCCCCGCGTGGCTCGCGCGCGAATCGAGCGGCGTCTGGGTGACACGGCTGGTCGATGGCGTGGATGCGCTCGAGGGCTATTACGCCCGGTATCTGCCGCAGAAGGCCGCCGCCTCGCTGCTGCCGTTGGTGGTGCTGGCGGCGGTGTTCCCGGCCGATTGGGTCGCGGGCACCCTGCTGCTGCTCACCGCGCCGCTCGTGCCGCTCTTCATGATCCTGCTGGGCAACGCCGCGGAGCGCGCCAGCCAGCGGCGCTGGACGGTGTTGACCCGGCTCGGCGCGCAATTCGACGACCTGTTGCAGGGGCTGGTGACGCTGCGCCTGTTCGGCGCCGGGGAGCGCGCGCGCCAGTTGCTGGAACACGGCACCGAAACCTACCGGCGCGGCACGATGGCGGTGCTGCGCGTGGCTTTCCTGTCGTCGCTGGTGCTGGAATTTTTCGCCACCGTGAGCATCGCGGTGGTGGCCGTGCTGGTGGGCTTTCGCCTGCTGTGGGGCGAGCAGGTGTTCTCGCATGGCATGTTCGTGCTGCTGCTGGCACCGGAATTCTATTTTCCGTTGCGCGGTCTGGGCGCGTTGCGGCACGTGCGCATGGATGCGCTGGCGATCGCCGCCGACGCGCGCGCGTTGCTGGATATCCCGCTGCCGGCGGGCACGACGGGCCGGGATCGTCCGTCTGGCGATGTGCTGCCGGGCCTCAGTCTGCAACACGTCAGCTTCGCCTACGCGGACGGACGCGGCGCGTTGCGCGACCTGACGCTCGATTTCCCTGCGGGACGCACGACGGCGGTGGTCGGGCCGAGCGGGGCGGGCAAGAGCACGCTGCTGCAATTGCTGCTCGGCCTGGTGCGCCCCCAGCACGGCACGGTATCGGTCAATGGCGTCGCGCTCGACGACCTCGACGCGGAGTGGTGGCATCGGCAGATCAGCTGGGTGCCGCAGCGGCCCCGGCTGTTTGTCGGCACCTTGCGCGAGAACCTGTTGCTCGCGGCGCCCGATGCGAACGCCGCGGCGCTGTCGCGCGCGGCCAGCCGTGCGGGACTCGACCCCGTCATCGCCCGATTGCCGCAGGGTTGGGAGACGCCGCTGGGCGACAACGGCTACGGCCTGTCGGGCGGCGAGGCGCAGCGCGTGGCGCTGGCGCGCGCGCTGCTGCGCGACGCGCCGGTGCTGATCCTCGACGAGCCGACCCAGCAGCTCGACGACGCCTCCGCCGCGATCGTCCATGCCGTCATGGCGGAACTGTCGGCCGCGGGTCGCACCGTCGTGCAGGTCGCGCACCGGATGGCGCTCGCGAGCCGCGCCGATCATGTGCTGGTTCTCCAGAATGGCGCGCTGGTGCAGACGGGTCGTCCCGACGAGCTGGCGCGTGTCGATGGTCTTTATGCCAGCTTGCTGGCCGCGGATGGCATCGCATGACGCAATACGCTTATACGGGGCGCCCAGCGTCCGCATCGCCCGCGCGCGCACCCGTTGCCGTACCGTGCGTCGCACCGCACGTTGCACCGTACCTCGCACCGCACCCCGTGCCCCTACGGACCGTGCCGTCCGCGGCGGTCGCTCCGTCTTCCTGGGCCCTGTTTCGCCGCCTGCTCGGCCTGTTCCGTCCGTACCGGGCGCGGATGGCGCTGGGCGTGCTGCTGTCCACGCTGGCCACGCTGGCGGGCATCGGGCTGATGGGTCTCTCCGGGTGGTTCCTCGCCAGCATGGGGCTGGCCGGCGTGGCCGGTGCCAGCATGGATTACTTCACGCCCGCGGCCATCATCCGCGGCGCGGCGATCGTGCGTACCGCCGGCCGATATGCCGAGCGCCTCGTCAACCACGACCTCACCCTGCGCGTGCTGAGCAGCCTGCGCGTGCACCTGTTCGCGCGGCTGCTGCCGCTGGCGCCGGCCGGCACCGCGTTTCTCGGTCACACGGAACTGTTCTCCCGACTGCGCGCCGACGTCGACCGGCTCGAACACGCGTATCTCGCCGTCTTCCTGCCGATCCTGGTCGCACTGATCGCGCTGCCGCTGGTCACCGTGGTGCTGGCCTGTTACGTCTGGCCGGTCGCCGTGCTCGGCGCGCTGGCCGTGTTGCTGGTCGCGGTCGCGCTGCCGTGGTGGCTGGCCCGGTGCGGCGTCGCGACATCGATCGCCATGGTCGAGACCGAGGCGACATTGCGGGCGCTGACCAGCGACGCGTTGCTGGGCGCCGCGGAATTGCGGATCTACGGCGGCGCTGCCGCGCAGGCGCAGCGCATCGCGGCGCTGACCGCCGCGCATGGACGGCACCGCAGCAAGCTGGACCGCCTGCAGGCCACGGGCGGGGTCCTGGTGACGCTGGCCGCGCAACTCGCCACGGTGACCGGTCTCGTCCTCGGCGCCCGCGCATTGCAACATCACGCCATCGGCCCCGCCGAACTCGCGATGGTGGTGCTGCTGACGCTGGCGCAGTTCGAGGCGGTCGCGAGTCTGCCGGAAGCGATCAGTCAGTTGCGGGCGACGCTGGTCTGCGCGGCGCGCGTGTTCGCGCTGATCGACGCCGAGCCGCGGGTCGCCGATCCGGCCGCGTCCACTGCATTCGCTACGTCCGCCGCGCGCGCCGACCTGCGCCTGCGCGATGTCCATCTCCGCTATGGGGAGGACCGTCCGTGGGCCTTGCGGGGGCTGGACCTCGATCTCCCGGCGGGGCGTCGCATCGCGATCGTCGGCCCGTCCGGCGCCGGCAAGAGCAGTCTGATCGGCGCCTTGCTGCGTTTCCATCCGATTCAGTCGGGAAGCATCGAACTCGCCGGCCGCCCGCTGGACACCTACTCGGGAGACGCGGTGCGCGAGATGATCGCGGTCGTCGAACAGCGCACGCATATCTTCAACGGCAGCCTGCTCGACAACCTGCTGATTGCGCGTCCCGATGCGACCGCCGAACGGATTCGCGAGGTGCTGGGCGCGGCGCAATTGACGGACGTCGTCGCCGGTTTGCCCGAGGGCCTGAACACCTGGCTGGGCGAAGCGGGCGTCCTGCTCTCGGGCGGCGAGGCACGGCGCGTGGCGATCGCCCGCGCCTTGCTGGCGGACCGGCCGATCGTGGTACTCGACGAGCCCACCGAAGGGCTGGATGCGCACGCCGCGCAAGCGCTGTTGGGCGCGTTGGCGCGGTTGACGGCGGGGCGCAGCGTCATCCTGATCACGCATCGG encodes:
- the cydD gene encoding thiol reductant ABC exporter subunit CydD; this encodes MSPTDWLKRRALTVRGLIGRSMAASALSAVLLCAQAWLLAEGLYAASFLHRPWQELLPSAVGFAGLALARMVLGWLSRHYGFRAGRRQVADIRADLLAHVQALGPAWLARESSGVWVTRLVDGVDALEGYYARYLPQKAAASLLPLVVLAAVFPADWVAGTLLLLTAPLVPLFMILLGNAAERASQRRWTVLTRLGAQFDDLLQGLVTLRLFGAGERARQLLEHGTETYRRGTMAVLRVAFLSSLVLEFFATVSIAVVAVLVGFRLLWGEQVFSHGMFVLLLAPEFYFPLRGLGALRHVRMDALAIAADARALLDIPLPAGTTGRDRPSGDVLPGLSLQHVSFAYADGRGALRDLTLDFPAGRTTAVVGPSGAGKSTLLQLLLGLVRPQHGTVSVNGVALDDLDAEWWHRQISWVPQRPRLFVGTLRENLLLAAPDANAAALSRAASRAGLDPVIARLPQGWETPLGDNGYGLSGGEAQRVALARALLRDAPVLILDEPTQQLDDASAAIVHAVMAELSAAGRTVVQVAHRMALASRADHVLVLQNGALVQTGRPDELARVDGLYASLLAADGIA
- the cydC gene encoding thiol reductant ABC exporter subunit CydC, translated to MPLRTVPSAAVAPSSWALFRRLLGLFRPYRARMALGVLLSTLATLAGIGLMGLSGWFLASMGLAGVAGASMDYFTPAAIIRGAAIVRTAGRYAERLVNHDLTLRVLSSLRVHLFARLLPLAPAGTAFLGHTELFSRLRADVDRLEHAYLAVFLPILVALIALPLVTVVLACYVWPVAVLGALAVLLVAVALPWWLARCGVATSIAMVETEATLRALTSDALLGAAELRIYGGAAAQAQRIAALTAAHGRHRSKLDRLQATGGVLVTLAAQLATVTGLVLGARALQHHAIGPAELAMVVLLTLAQFEAVASLPEAISQLRATLVCAARVFALIDAEPRVADPAASTAFATSAARADLRLRDVHLRYGEDRPWALRGLDLDLPAGRRIAIVGPSGAGKSSLIGALLRFHPIQSGSIELAGRPLDTYSGDAVREMIAVVEQRTHIFNGSLLDNLLIARPDATAERIREVLGAAQLTDVVAGLPEGLNTWLGEAGVLLSGGEARRVAIARALLADRPIVVLDEPTEGLDAHAAQALLGALARLTAGRSVILITHRLEGMASLVDARLTLRDGRIVN